From a region of the Microbacterium sp. nov. GSS16 genome:
- a CDS encoding aldo/keto reductase, producing MTIPTLELNDGNSIPQLGYGVFLVPADDAERAVTEALEAGYRHIDTAAIYKNEEGVGAAIAKSGIPRDELFITTKLWNDRHDGDEPDRAIDESLEKLGLDAVDLYLVHWPTPANDNYVHAWEKMIGIRERGLARSIGVSNHLVPHLERLVAETGVTPAVDQIELHPAYQQREITGWAAEHGVRIESWGPLGQGKYDLFSTPAVADAASATGRTPAQVVLRWHLQKGFIVFPKSVRPERMRENLDVFDFELDDAQMTAIDGLDPLDGSGRVGTHPNDLN from the coding sequence ATGACGATCCCCACTCTCGAACTGAACGACGGAAACAGCATTCCCCAGCTCGGCTACGGTGTCTTCCTCGTGCCTGCCGACGACGCCGAGCGTGCGGTCACCGAGGCGCTCGAGGCCGGCTACCGGCACATCGACACGGCGGCGATCTACAAGAACGAGGAGGGCGTCGGCGCAGCCATCGCCAAGAGCGGCATCCCGCGCGACGAGCTCTTCATCACGACGAAGCTGTGGAACGACCGCCATGACGGCGACGAGCCGGACCGGGCGATCGACGAGAGCCTCGAGAAGCTCGGACTCGACGCGGTGGACCTGTACCTCGTGCACTGGCCGACGCCCGCCAACGACAACTACGTCCACGCGTGGGAGAAGATGATCGGCATCCGCGAGCGCGGCCTCGCCCGTTCGATCGGCGTCTCGAATCATCTCGTGCCGCACCTCGAGCGCCTCGTCGCTGAGACGGGTGTCACCCCGGCGGTCGATCAGATCGAGCTGCACCCGGCGTACCAGCAGCGCGAGATCACCGGCTGGGCCGCCGAGCACGGCGTGCGCATCGAGTCGTGGGGTCCGCTGGGGCAGGGCAAGTACGACCTGTTCTCCACCCCTGCCGTCGCGGACGCCGCGTCGGCGACCGGCCGCACCCCGGCTCAGGTCGTGCTGCGCTGGCACCTGCAGAAGGGCTTCATCGTGTTCCCGAAGTCGGTGCGGCCCGAGCGGATGCGCGAGAACCTCGACGTGTTCGACTTCGAGCTCGACGACGCGCAGATGACCGCGATCGACGGACTCGACCCGCTCGACGGCTCAGGCCGGGTCGGCACGCACCCGAACGACCTGAACTGA
- the metG gene encoding methionine--tRNA ligase — translation MPAGESFYITTPIYYPSDVPHIGHGYTTVAVDTLSRWHRQAGDDTWMLTGTDEHGQKMLRAAAANNVTPQEWVDKLVGESWFPLLETLDVANDDFIRTTQQRHEKNVQVFFQKLYDAGYIYAGEYEALYCVGCEEFKPESEIVDGTGPFEGLKVCAIHSKPLELLQEKNYFFKLSEFQDRLLELYKTEPDFVRPDSARNEVVSFVSQGLKDLSISRSTFDWGIPLPWDESHVIYVWVDALLNYVTAVGYGEDDSSAGAETQFERRWPGYHVVGKDILRFHAVIWPALLMAAGLEVPKGVFAHGWLLVGGEKMSKSKLTGIAPTEITDVFGSDAYRFYFLSAIAFGQDGSFSWEDLSARYQAELANGFGNLASRTVAMIQKYFDGVVPAPADHSERDLVVQKKVADATAAADAAIESFRIDEAIDAIWTIVDDLNLYITENEPWALAKQADAGDEKQRERLGTVLYTCAEGLRALAVLLSPVMPQSTAKLWDALGAQGSLGELTAQPIREAGAWGVLQPGTTVSPLAPLFPRVEQTA, via the coding sequence ATGCCCGCAGGCGAGTCCTTCTACATCACCACGCCCATCTACTACCCCTCCGACGTGCCGCACATCGGTCACGGGTACACGACGGTGGCCGTCGACACGCTGTCGCGCTGGCACCGCCAGGCGGGTGACGACACCTGGATGCTCACGGGCACCGACGAGCACGGCCAGAAGATGCTGCGCGCCGCGGCCGCGAACAACGTCACCCCGCAGGAGTGGGTCGACAAGCTCGTCGGCGAGAGCTGGTTCCCGCTTCTGGAGACCCTCGACGTCGCGAACGACGACTTCATCCGCACCACGCAGCAGCGGCATGAGAAGAACGTGCAGGTCTTCTTCCAGAAGCTGTACGACGCGGGCTACATCTACGCGGGCGAGTACGAGGCGCTGTACTGCGTGGGCTGCGAGGAGTTCAAGCCCGAGTCCGAGATCGTCGACGGCACCGGCCCCTTCGAGGGGCTCAAGGTCTGCGCGATCCACTCCAAGCCGCTCGAGCTGCTGCAGGAGAAGAACTACTTCTTCAAGCTCAGCGAGTTCCAGGACCGGCTGCTCGAGCTGTACAAGACCGAGCCCGACTTCGTGCGCCCCGACTCCGCGCGAAACGAGGTCGTCTCGTTCGTGAGCCAGGGTCTGAAGGACCTGTCGATCTCACGGTCGACGTTCGACTGGGGCATCCCGCTGCCGTGGGACGAGTCGCACGTCATCTACGTGTGGGTCGACGCGCTGCTGAACTACGTCACGGCCGTCGGCTACGGCGAGGACGACTCTTCGGCAGGCGCAGAGACCCAGTTCGAGCGTCGGTGGCCCGGCTATCACGTGGTGGGCAAAGACATCCTGCGCTTCCACGCCGTGATCTGGCCGGCCCTGCTGATGGCCGCCGGGCTCGAGGTGCCCAAGGGCGTCTTCGCGCACGGCTGGCTGCTCGTCGGCGGCGAGAAGATGTCGAAGTCGAAGCTCACCGGCATCGCGCCGACCGAGATCACCGACGTGTTCGGCTCGGACGCGTACCGCTTCTACTTCCTCTCCGCGATCGCGTTCGGTCAGGACGGCTCGTTCTCGTGGGAGGACCTGTCCGCCCGCTATCAGGCCGAGCTCGCGAACGGCTTCGGCAACCTCGCCTCGCGAACGGTCGCGATGATCCAGAAGTACTTCGACGGCGTCGTGCCCGCGCCGGCCGATCACAGCGAGCGCGATCTCGTGGTGCAGAAGAAGGTCGCGGATGCCACGGCCGCCGCCGACGCGGCCATCGAGAGCTTCCGCATCGACGAGGCCATCGACGCGATCTGGACGATCGTCGACGACCTGAACCTGTACATCACCGAGAACGAGCCCTGGGCTCTCGCCAAGCAGGCGGACGCAGGAGACGAGAAGCAGCGCGAGCGTCTCGGCACCGTGCTGTACACCTGCGCGGAGGGCCTGCGCGCCCTGGCCGTGCTGCTGTCGCCGGTGATGCCGCAGTCGACCGCGAAGCTGTGGGATGCCCTCGGCGCCCAGGGCTCGCTCGGTGAGCTCACCGCGCAGCCGATCCGCGAGGCGGGTGCGTGGGGCGTGCTGCAGCCCGGCACGACCGTGTCGCCGCTCGCGCCGCTGTTCCCGCGCGTGGAGCAGACCGCCTAG
- a CDS encoding DUF808 family protein, whose protein sequence is MSVGLLAVVDDILSAAMKASAKAAGVVIDDAAVTPQYVQGLTPARELPVVGKIALGSIANKFLIIIPIAMLLTAFAPWVLPYLLIIGGTYLCFEGAEKMLEWFGFAHGHADEGARDEKRLVLGAVRTDLILSTEIMLISLASLDPNLGIWQTLGVLAVIALVMTSVVYGAVALLVKIDDIGLKMAKNPVRRVRHTGTRIVRSMPHVFRVISVVGTVAMLWVGGHLVVVNLGEVGLHAPAALLHGVDELLASFGGFVVWLGNTVMSAVAGVLIGLVVVCVVLLVGRMLGKRPTFDEAHRVHGDAHAAPESVG, encoded by the coding sequence ATGTCGGTTGGTCTGCTGGCGGTCGTCGACGACATCCTGAGCGCCGCGATGAAGGCATCCGCGAAAGCTGCAGGCGTCGTGATCGATGACGCTGCCGTCACCCCGCAGTACGTCCAGGGGCTCACCCCCGCCCGCGAGCTGCCCGTGGTCGGCAAGATCGCGCTCGGCTCGATCGCGAACAAATTCCTCATCATCATCCCCATCGCGATGCTGCTCACCGCGTTCGCGCCCTGGGTTCTGCCGTACCTGCTCATCATCGGCGGCACCTACCTGTGCTTCGAGGGGGCCGAGAAGATGCTCGAGTGGTTCGGCTTCGCGCACGGGCACGCCGACGAGGGGGCGCGAGACGAGAAGCGGCTGGTCTTGGGCGCGGTGCGCACCGACCTGATCCTGTCGACCGAGATCATGCTCATCTCGCTGGCGAGTCTCGACCCGAACCTCGGCATCTGGCAGACGCTCGGCGTGCTCGCCGTCATCGCGCTCGTCATGACCAGCGTCGTCTACGGCGCGGTGGCGCTGCTGGTCAAGATCGACGACATCGGTCTGAAGATGGCCAAGAACCCGGTGCGCAGGGTGCGTCACACCGGCACACGCATCGTGCGGTCGATGCCGCACGTGTTCCGCGTGATCAGCGTGGTCGGCACCGTGGCGATGCTGTGGGTGGGCGGTCACCTGGTCGTCGTCAACCTCGGCGAGGTAGGCCTGCACGCGCCCGCCGCCCTGCTGCACGGCGTCGACGAGCTGCTCGCCTCATTCGGCGGTTTCGTCGTCTGGCTGGGCAACACGGTCATGTCCGCCGTCGCCGGCGTGCTGATCGGTCTGGTCGTGGTGTGCGTGGTTCTGCTGGTCGGACGGATGCTGGGCAAGCGCCCGACGTTCGACGAGGCGCACCGTGTTCACGGCGACGCGCACGCGGCACCGGAGTCGGTCGGCTGA
- a CDS encoding amino acid permease, with amino-acid sequence MTEVPLTTTTTKGLHPGLTRRQISMMGLGGAIGAGLFVGSGQAIGIAGPAVLISYLIAGTVVILVMAMLAEMVAARPSSGAFSSFAQRAMGRSAGSAVGWLYWIQLVVVIAAEATGAAGIIEGWVPGLPAWLWVLIFVAALTAVNLFGVRNYGRFEFWFAAIKVFAIIAFLLVGAGAILGLIPGVPATGLGNLVAHDGFAPHGVAGIAAALLVVVFAFGGTEVVAIAAAESDDPAHNIRRIVREVMVRILVFYLGSIFVIVAVLPWNSPEVLDGPFSAVLATLRVPGVDLVMSLIVVMALLSAMNANIYGASRMAYSLGERGLAPMAVTRTSGRGVPYVAVLASVAFGFVTVALNWAFPVTVLGALLNIVGSTVLVIWTATVISQIILRRRADHDGEQMPMRMWGFPWLSWAALVLLAVIIALAMIDPTARVQLLLTLALTAALLGLARLTRGRSRRGVITEPDDATVP; translated from the coding sequence ATGACCGAGGTGCCGCTGACGACGACGACCACGAAGGGTCTGCATCCGGGCCTCACGCGCCGGCAGATCTCGATGATGGGCCTGGGCGGCGCCATCGGCGCAGGGCTCTTCGTCGGATCGGGGCAGGCCATCGGCATCGCCGGTCCCGCCGTGCTGATCTCGTACCTCATCGCCGGCACGGTCGTCATCCTCGTCATGGCGATGCTCGCCGAGATGGTCGCCGCGCGCCCCAGCTCGGGAGCCTTCAGTTCGTTCGCGCAGCGCGCGATGGGTCGTAGCGCCGGAAGCGCGGTCGGCTGGCTGTACTGGATCCAGCTCGTCGTCGTGATCGCCGCCGAGGCCACCGGCGCTGCCGGGATCATCGAGGGGTGGGTGCCTGGCCTCCCGGCGTGGCTGTGGGTGCTGATCTTCGTCGCCGCGCTCACCGCGGTGAACCTCTTCGGCGTGCGCAACTACGGACGCTTCGAGTTCTGGTTCGCCGCGATCAAGGTGTTCGCGATCATCGCGTTCCTCTTGGTGGGCGCGGGGGCCATCCTCGGACTCATCCCCGGGGTTCCGGCAACAGGCCTCGGCAACCTCGTCGCACACGACGGGTTCGCACCGCACGGTGTCGCCGGCATCGCCGCGGCTCTGCTGGTCGTCGTGTTCGCATTCGGCGGCACGGAGGTCGTCGCGATCGCCGCCGCCGAGTCCGACGACCCCGCGCACAACATCAGGCGCATCGTCCGTGAGGTCATGGTGCGCATCCTCGTGTTCTACCTCGGCTCCATCTTCGTGATCGTCGCCGTGCTGCCGTGGAATTCGCCCGAGGTGCTCGACGGACCGTTCTCGGCTGTGCTCGCCACGCTGCGCGTGCCCGGAGTCGACCTGGTCATGTCGCTCATCGTGGTGATGGCGCTGCTGTCGGCGATGAACGCGAACATCTACGGCGCCTCCCGCATGGCGTACTCCCTCGGCGAGCGCGGGCTCGCACCGATGGCGGTCACGCGCACGAGCGGGCGCGGCGTGCCGTACGTCGCCGTGCTCGCGTCGGTCGCGTTCGGGTTCGTCACCGTCGCGCTCAACTGGGCGTTCCCCGTGACGGTGCTCGGAGCACTGCTGAACATCGTGGGTTCGACCGTGCTCGTCATCTGGACGGCGACCGTGATCTCGCAGATCATCCTGCGTCGCCGGGCCGACCACGACGGCGAACAGATGCCGATGCGCATGTGGGGATTCCCCTGGCTGTCGTGGGCGGCGCTCGTGCTGCTCGCGGTGATCATCGCCCTGGCGATGATCGATCCGACGGCGCGCGTCCAGCTGCTGCTGACGCTGGCGCTCACCGCGGCGCTGCTCGGTCTCGCTCGGCTGACGCGCGGGCGTTCCAGGCGCGGCGTGATCACGGAGCCCGACGACGCGACGGTGCCGTGA
- a CDS encoding TatD family hydrolase gives MADTYVRERSTEGRKDLRYPAAPEPLTVPVYDNHAHLEITDGVEPLSLKEQLDRAAGVGIAGVVQASGDIESSRWAVDAAASDPRVLAAVAIHPNDAPVYAAGRRLDEAIAVIDELAAHPRTRAIGETGLDYFRTPDAAVAGSPDRAAQHESFEAHIALAKKHGIAMQIHDRDAHDDVLETLTRVGAPEKTVFHCFSGDEAMARIAADAGYWLSFAGNLTFKNAQNLREALAVTPLDRILVETDAPFLTPVPLRGRPNAPYLVPITVRFMAAELGLEVDELCAQLAANTLAVYGAFH, from the coding sequence ATGGCTGACACCTACGTGCGCGAGCGCTCGACAGAGGGCCGCAAGGATCTGAGGTACCCGGCGGCTCCCGAGCCGCTGACGGTGCCGGTGTACGACAACCACGCGCACCTCGAGATCACCGACGGCGTCGAGCCGCTGAGCCTGAAGGAGCAGCTCGATCGTGCGGCCGGGGTCGGCATCGCCGGCGTCGTGCAGGCGTCGGGCGACATCGAGTCGTCGCGCTGGGCGGTGGATGCCGCGGCATCCGACCCCCGCGTGCTCGCGGCCGTCGCCATCCATCCGAACGACGCGCCCGTCTACGCCGCCGGCAGGCGCCTCGACGAGGCGATCGCGGTGATCGACGAGCTCGCCGCCCACCCGCGCACGAGGGCGATCGGCGAGACCGGTCTCGACTACTTCCGCACCCCTGACGCCGCCGTCGCCGGCTCGCCCGACCGTGCCGCCCAGCACGAGTCGTTCGAGGCGCACATCGCGCTGGCCAAGAAGCACGGCATCGCCATGCAGATTCATGATCGCGACGCGCACGACGACGTCCTCGAGACCCTGACCCGCGTCGGCGCCCCCGAGAAGACGGTGTTCCACTGCTTCTCTGGCGACGAGGCGATGGCGCGCATCGCTGCGGATGCCGGGTACTGGCTGTCGTTCGCCGGCAACCTCACGTTCAAGAACGCGCAGAACCTGCGCGAGGCGCTCGCCGTCACGCCGCTGGACCGCATCCTCGTCGAGACCGATGCGCCGTTCCTCACCCCGGTGCCGCTGCGCGGACGCCCCAACGCGCCCTACCTCGTGCCGATCACCGTGCGGTTCATGGCCGCCGAGCTGGGCCTCGAGGTCGACGAGCTGTGCGCGCAGCTCGCGGCGAACACGCTCGCGGTGTACGGCGCGTTCCACTGA
- the rsmI gene encoding 16S rRNA (cytidine(1402)-2'-O)-methyltransferase, protein MIILAATPIGNLGDASRRLIEVLENAEVVAAEDTRTTQRLLQALNIGNRPRLIALHDHNEKHKAAELAELAEQHDLVVVSDAGMPAVSDPGYGVVAAAVERGVTVTAIPGPSAVLMALAISGLPTDRFTFEGFLPRKPGERRQALAALASEPRTMVFFESPSRLASSLADMGSAFGAQRRIAVCRELTKLYEEVRRGTAIELIAWAEHGVKGEIVVVVEGASPVSVSADDALAQVQALVASGTRLKDACAEVSAATGLSSRDLYQSALAAR, encoded by the coding sequence ATGATCATCCTCGCCGCGACCCCGATCGGCAATCTCGGCGACGCGTCCCGCCGTCTGATCGAGGTGCTCGAGAACGCCGAAGTCGTCGCCGCGGAGGACACGCGCACGACGCAGCGGCTGCTGCAGGCACTGAACATCGGGAACCGTCCGCGCCTGATCGCGCTGCACGACCACAACGAGAAGCACAAGGCCGCCGAGCTCGCCGAGCTCGCCGAACAGCACGACCTCGTGGTCGTCAGCGATGCGGGAATGCCGGCCGTGAGCGACCCCGGCTACGGGGTGGTCGCGGCCGCCGTCGAGCGCGGGGTCACCGTCACGGCGATCCCCGGCCCGAGCGCCGTGCTCATGGCACTCGCCATATCGGGCCTGCCCACCGACCGGTTCACCTTCGAGGGCTTCCTGCCGCGCAAGCCGGGGGAGCGGCGCCAGGCACTCGCCGCCCTGGCATCCGAGCCGCGCACCATGGTGTTCTTCGAGTCGCCGTCCAGACTCGCGTCGTCGCTCGCCGACATGGGCTCCGCCTTCGGCGCCCAGCGCCGGATCGCCGTGTGTCGCGAGCTCACCAAGCTGTACGAAGAGGTGCGTCGCGGCACCGCCATCGAGCTCATCGCGTGGGCCGAGCACGGCGTCAAGGGCGAGATCGTCGTGGTCGTCGAGGGCGCATCCCCGGTCTCCGTCTCGGCCGACGATGCGCTCGCTCAGGTGCAGGCGCTGGTGGCATCCGGAACCCGTCTGAAGGACGCCTGCGCCGAGGTCTCGGCCGCGACAGGGCTGAGTTCCCGCGACCTCTACCAGTCCGCGCTCGCCGCTCGATGA
- a CDS encoding dolichyl-phosphate-mannose--protein mannosyltransferase, giving the protein MTLSAPPMPPPRSATRWERLAEWGVSSIARTRALGWLAPLFVTLLAAALRLTNLGHPHEIMFDETYYVKDAWSLWNLGYEGKWGDGADEQLPRGDDSAMQTAGSYVVHPPLGKWIIALGMALMGPGSSAGWRLTTAILGSLTVLVLYLVALHLTRSRVFATIAAGLLAIDGLGIVMSRIALLDGALTFFIVLGFFFVLLDRDRSLPLLDARIVAARRSAPDDRPLRLIGPVLWSRPWLIAAGATLGAASAVKWSGLYALAVFGLYAVVTDALARRRAGIPLWPSDAVLRQGPVSFALMVGPAMFTYLVSWTGWLITTGGYDRAADANPLVALWKYHESMYGFHIGLSSAHAYASPAWQWPLLLRPTAIWVGSDPTGCGTDHCIAVISSVPNPLIWYGGVAAALYLLYRFVRGLIERRPVGPMHTIALVGLVATYVPWLLVPSRTIFQFYTIVMMPFLILALVVALRELAGRPCAPTHRRTAGQRTVAVYLVMVVLVSAFFYPVWTGMSVPYPFWLIHNWLPGWI; this is encoded by the coding sequence GTGACCCTGTCCGCGCCCCCGATGCCGCCGCCGCGGTCCGCGACGCGCTGGGAGCGCCTCGCGGAATGGGGCGTCTCGAGCATTGCTCGCACCCGAGCGCTGGGCTGGCTCGCCCCGCTCTTCGTCACCCTGCTCGCTGCCGCCCTCAGGCTGACGAACCTCGGGCATCCGCACGAGATCATGTTCGACGAGACCTATTACGTCAAAGACGCATGGTCGCTGTGGAACCTCGGCTACGAGGGCAAGTGGGGCGACGGCGCAGATGAGCAGCTGCCCCGCGGCGATGACTCCGCCATGCAGACCGCCGGGTCGTATGTCGTGCACCCGCCGCTCGGGAAGTGGATCATCGCCCTCGGCATGGCCCTGATGGGTCCCGGCTCCAGCGCCGGCTGGCGACTGACGACGGCCATCCTCGGATCTCTGACGGTGCTCGTGCTGTACCTGGTGGCGCTGCACCTGACCCGCTCGCGGGTGTTCGCGACGATCGCGGCAGGCCTGCTCGCCATCGACGGTCTGGGCATCGTGATGAGCCGGATCGCCCTGCTCGACGGCGCCCTCACCTTCTTCATCGTGCTCGGCTTCTTTTTCGTGCTGCTCGACCGGGACAGGTCACTGCCCCTGCTCGACGCGCGGATCGTCGCGGCGCGCCGATCCGCTCCGGACGACCGCCCGCTGCGACTGATCGGACCCGTGCTGTGGTCCCGCCCCTGGTTGATCGCAGCGGGAGCGACCCTCGGAGCGGCGTCTGCCGTGAAGTGGTCGGGACTGTACGCCCTGGCCGTCTTCGGTCTGTACGCGGTCGTCACCGACGCACTCGCCCGCCGCCGGGCGGGCATCCCCCTGTGGCCGAGCGATGCCGTCCTGCGGCAGGGGCCCGTCTCGTTCGCGCTGATGGTGGGGCCGGCCATGTTCACGTATCTCGTCTCGTGGACGGGGTGGCTGATCACGACAGGCGGCTACGACCGCGCAGCGGACGCCAACCCACTGGTCGCGCTGTGGAAGTACCACGAGTCGATGTACGGGTTCCACATCGGGCTGTCCAGCGCGCACGCCTACGCCAGCCCGGCGTGGCAGTGGCCGCTGCTGCTGCGGCCGACGGCGATCTGGGTGGGCTCGGATCCGACGGGCTGCGGCACCGACCACTGCATCGCCGTGATCTCGTCGGTGCCGAACCCCTTGATCTGGTACGGCGGGGTGGCGGCCGCGCTCTACCTGCTCTATCGCTTCGTGCGCGGTCTCATCGAGCGCCGCCCCGTCGGCCCGATGCACACGATCGCGCTGGTCGGGCTCGTCGCCACCTACGTGCCGTGGCTGCTCGTGCCGAGCCGCACGATCTTCCAGTTCTACACGATCGTCATGATGCCGTTCCTCATCCTCGCGCTCGTCGTGGCGCTGCGAGAACTCGCTGGCAGGCCCTGCGCTCCGACGCACCGCCGGACTGCCGGTCAGCGCACGGTGGCCGTGTACCTCGTGATGGTCGTTCTCGTCTCGGCGTTCTTCTACCCGGTGTGGACCGGCATGAGCGTGCCCTACCCGTTCTGGCTCATCCACAACTGGCTCCCGGGCTGGATCTGA
- a CDS encoding class I SAM-dependent methyltransferase codes for MSVGAAYDARASEYIALLGDIAQTDARDRALIAAWRDATPGRLLDAGCGPGVWTRLLHDGGRDVLGLDLSGEFVSHARATYQGMPFEQGSFAELPLPDASLGGILAWYSLIHTPPAELPATLAEFSRVLAPGGGALIGFFEGTPREPFDHAVTTAYFWTPDALGEMLEQAGFAVTASESRPRVDGEPSIRPHASLTATRA; via the coding sequence ATGAGTGTCGGCGCCGCGTACGATGCTCGAGCCTCGGAGTACATCGCGCTGCTCGGCGACATCGCGCAGACGGATGCCCGGGACCGGGCGCTCATCGCGGCCTGGCGCGACGCGACGCCGGGGCGCCTGCTGGATGCCGGGTGCGGGCCGGGCGTGTGGACGCGCTTGCTGCACGACGGCGGACGGGACGTGCTCGGCCTCGATCTGTCGGGGGAGTTCGTCTCGCATGCTCGCGCGACGTATCAGGGTATGCCGTTCGAGCAGGGATCGTTCGCCGAGCTTCCGCTGCCGGATGCCTCGCTCGGCGGTATCCTCGCCTGGTACTCGCTGATCCACACCCCACCTGCGGAGCTGCCAGCGACCCTCGCCGAGTTCTCCCGCGTGCTTGCTCCCGGGGGCGGCGCCCTCATCGGCTTCTTCGAAGGCACCCCGCGCGAGCCCTTCGACCATGCCGTGACGACCGCCTACTTCTGGACTCCGGATGCTCTCGGAGAGATGCTCGAGCAGGCCGGCTTCGCGGTGACTGCATCCGAGTCCCGTCCGCGCGTCGACGGCGAGCCCAGCATCCGCCCCCACGCCTCCCTCACCGCCACCCGCGCCTGA
- a CDS encoding thioredoxin domain-containing protein — MTNRLADTLSPYLRAHADNPVDWHPWGEDAFAEARRRDVPLLISIGYSTCHWCHVMARESFADDVTAAQINAHFVPVKIDREEHPEVDTAFMAAASAFTRSLGWPLTVFTTPAGRTFYAGTYFPPEARGGMPSFRGVLTAVNEAWTDRRAEVLQSADAVADALREAAAADAGGMPDADAIAAASAAILQREDHRHGGFGGAPKFPMATTLRFLQHPIAAGADAARRALDAMAASQLRDAVDGGFFRYATQADWTVPHYERMLIDNAQLMDVALAAGRDDVVRGIAGFLLGVLRREGGAFGAAQDSESWIDGRRNEGGYYRADAEARASLEPPAVDGKVLTGWNGLAIGALARAGARLDERAWIDAAAAAAEHVLHVNRGATGELVRSSLDGAPASAVATAADIGLLADGLLALALATGEAEWATRALAVLAQPLADDPVMAARGLTAVGDDSDGDLPSGPAARASAHLTAWLLGAGEEHRERAVALCAPLVERAPQHPLAYGALLRLAAVLAGPSRQVVAVADSGGALTDAARRADADVVAVVTPSQARALADAGFSLFAGKDAAEGVAYDCRDFVCRLPTRDPSALSV; from the coding sequence ATGACCAACCGGCTCGCCGACACGCTCAGCCCCTACCTGCGGGCACACGCCGACAATCCCGTCGACTGGCACCCATGGGGCGAGGACGCGTTCGCCGAGGCGCGCCGTCGCGACGTGCCGCTGCTCATCTCCATCGGCTACTCGACCTGCCACTGGTGCCACGTCATGGCGCGGGAATCGTTCGCCGACGACGTGACTGCGGCGCAGATCAACGCGCATTTCGTGCCGGTGAAGATCGACCGGGAAGAGCATCCCGAAGTCGACACGGCTTTCATGGCCGCGGCCTCGGCCTTCACCAGGAGTCTCGGCTGGCCGCTGACCGTGTTCACCACGCCCGCGGGGCGCACCTTCTACGCGGGCACGTACTTCCCACCCGAGGCACGCGGCGGGATGCCGTCGTTCCGTGGCGTGCTCACCGCGGTCAACGAGGCGTGGACGGACCGACGAGCCGAGGTGCTCCAGTCGGCGGATGCCGTCGCGGACGCTCTGCGTGAGGCGGCGGCTGCCGACGCCGGAGGGATGCCCGATGCCGACGCGATCGCCGCGGCGTCCGCCGCGATCCTGCAGCGGGAGGACCACCGGCACGGCGGCTTCGGCGGGGCGCCGAAGTTCCCGATGGCGACGACGCTGCGCTTCCTGCAGCATCCGATCGCAGCCGGCGCGGATGCTGCCCGCCGCGCACTCGACGCCATGGCGGCGTCGCAGCTGCGCGATGCCGTCGACGGCGGCTTCTTCCGCTACGCGACCCAGGCCGACTGGACGGTGCCGCATTACGAGCGGATGCTCATCGACAACGCGCAGCTGATGGACGTCGCGCTCGCCGCGGGGCGCGACGACGTCGTCCGCGGCATCGCGGGGTTCCTGCTCGGCGTGCTGCGCCGCGAGGGCGGGGCGTTCGGCGCGGCCCAGGACTCCGAGTCGTGGATCGACGGTCGGCGCAACGAGGGCGGCTACTACCGCGCGGACGCCGAGGCGCGGGCATCCCTCGAGCCACCTGCGGTCGACGGCAAGGTGCTCACCGGCTGGAACGGTCTCGCGATCGGGGCGCTCGCCAGGGCCGGGGCGCGGCTGGACGAGCGGGCGTGGATCGATGCGGCGGCCGCGGCGGCCGAGCATGTGCTGCACGTCAACCGGGGTGCGACCGGCGAGCTGGTGCGGTCGTCTCTCGACGGGGCACCCGCGAGCGCCGTCGCGACCGCAGCAGACATCGGTCTGCTCGCCGACGGACTGCTCGCGCTGGCACTCGCCACCGGAGAGGCGGAATGGGCGACGCGAGCGCTGGCCGTGCTCGCTCAGCCGCTCGCCGACGACCCGGTGATGGCCGCACGCGGTCTCACGGCCGTGGGCGACGACAGTGACGGCGACCTGCCATCGGGGCCGGCTGCCAGGGCATCGGCGCACCTCACCGCCTGGCTGCTGGGCGCGGGCGAGGAGCACCGCGAGCGGGCCGTCGCGCTGTGCGCACCGCTCGTCGAGCGGGCGCCGCAGCATCCGCTCGCGTACGGCGCCCTGCTGCGTCTGGCCGCCGTGCTCGCCGGACCGTCGCGACAGGTCGTCGCGGTCGCCGACAGCGGCGGGGCGCTCACGGACGCCGCCCGCAGAGCCGACGCCGACGTCGTCGCCGTCGTAACGCCATCCCAGGCTCGCGCACTGGCGGATGCCGGCTTCTCGCTCTTCGCAGGCAAGGACGCAGCCGAGGGCGTGGCGTACGACTGCCGAGACTTCGTGTGCCGGCTGCCGACGAGGGACCCGTCCGCGCTCTCCGTATGA